One Alligator mississippiensis isolate rAllMis1 chromosome 1, rAllMis1, whole genome shotgun sequence genomic window carries:
- the GPR162 gene encoding probable G-protein coupled receptor 162: MMQRGGGSSMGDPSESTLHNNSLWWLACGMLALLANSWIILSITAKQQKHKPLELLLCFLAGTHILMAAVPLTTYAVVQLRRESSDYDWNESICKVFVSTYYTLALATCFTVASLSYHRMWMVRWPVNYRLSNAKKQALHAVMGIWMVSFILSTLPSIGWHNNGERYYARGCQFIVSKIGLGFGVCFSLLLLGGIVMGLVCVGITFYQTLWAHRRRQRCHHQRAEEATASCSSSGHNTFNVPAIVVEDVRGKRRSSLDGSESAKTSMQMTNLISAIVFLYDTLTGVPILVVSFFSLRYDTAPTWMVLAVLWCSMVQTLLLPSFIWSCERYRADLRTVWEQCVAIMSEEDGDEDGACEDYGDGRICKVRFDANGAAAVKRDPREAKLLPMHHMLLPQDKVHYLQVPISRRMSHDETNIFSHRSAPSFLHKWSSSDDIRISTPRKPGSPGFLPPELRDYHHRRRPPEDELTTLRQFLEGGLGPRGASSSACFFRDEITTFIDETPQPSPACSPRHSRLQLMPRHDSHHCLGGDMEEEGSDWAQHCLLIGSEAWHLQDGEQALHERTLGACEAQAFQDPKL, encoded by the exons atgatgcagcgtggtgggggcagcagcatgggggacCCATCTGAGTCTACCCTACACAACAACTCGCTGTGGTGGCTGGCATGTGGGATGCTAGCCCTGTTGGCCAACTCCTGGATCATTCTGAGCATCACAGCTAAGCAGCAGAAGCACAAGCCCTTggaactgctgctctgcttccttgcTGGAACTCACATCCTCATGGCGGCTGTACCCCTCACCACCTACGCTGTGGTGCAGCTGCGGCGTGAGTCCTCTGACTATGACTGGAACGAGAGTATCTGCAAGGTTTTTGTCTCCACGTACTACACCCTGGCTCTGGCCACCTGCTTCACCGTTGCCTCCTTGTCCTACCACCGCATGTGGATGGTGAGGTGGCCAGTCAACTATCGACTAAGCAATGCCAAGAAGCAGGCTCTGCATGCGGTGATGGGCATCTGGATGGTGTCGTTCATCCTTTCCACCTTGCCCTCCATTGGCTGGCACAACAACGGTGAACGTTATTATGCCAGGGGCTGCCAGTTCATTGTCAGCAAGATCGGGCTGGGCTTTGGTGTCTGcttcagcctcctcctcctgggaGGAATCGTCATGGGTTTGGTGTGTGTGGGCATCACCTTTTACCAGACCCTGTGGGCACATCGAAGACGCCAGCGGTGCCATCACCAACGGGCAGAGGAAGCCACTGCTTCCTGCTCTTCCTCAGGACACAATACATTCAATGTGCCAGCCATTGTGGTTGAGGACGTGAGGGGCAAGAGGAGGTCCTCCCTGGATGGCTCTGAATCAGCCAAGACCTCCATGCAAATGACCAACCTCATTAGCGCAATTGTCTTTCTCTATGACACACTCACCGGGGTACCCATCTTG GTGGTGAGTTTTTTCAGCCTGCGCTATGACACTGCCCCCACCTGGATGGTCCTTGCTGTACTCTGGTGCTCCATGGTgcagaccctgctgctgccctccttcaTCTGGTCCTGTGAGCGGTATCGGGCTGACCTCCGCACTGTGTGGGAGCAGTGTGTGGCCATCATGTCTGAGGAAGATGGAGATGAAG ATGGTGCCTGTGAGGATTACGGCGATGGCAGGATCTGCAAGGTACGATTTGATGCcaatggagctgcagctgtgaaACGGGACCCCAGAGAGGCCAAGCTACTGCCCATGCACCACATGCTGCTCCCCCAAGACAAGGTGCATTACCTGCAG GTCCCCATCTCCCGAAGAATGTCCCATGATGAGACAAACATCTTCTCCCACCGCTCTGCTCCATCTTTTCTTCACAAATGGTCCTCGTCTGATGACATCCGAATCTCCACCCCCCGCAAACCTGGCAGTCCTGGATTCCTCCCTCCTGAACTGCGTGATTACCACCACCGCCGGCGACCCCCTGAAGATGAGCTGACCACGCTCCGGCAGTTCCTGGAGGGGGGGCTGGGCCCCCGAGGGGCCAGCTCCAGCGCCTGCTTTTTCCGGGATGAGATCACTACCTTCATTGATGAGACACCacagccctcccctgcctgtAGTCCACGGCACTCACGCCTCCAGCTAATGCCACGCCATGACAGTCACCACTGTCTGGGAGGTGACATGGAGGAGGAGGGCTCTGACTGGGCACAGCACTGTTTGCTGATTGGCAGTGAAGCCTGGCATCTGCAGGACGGAGAGCAGGCACTACATGAAAGGACCCTTGGAGCCTGTGAGGCACAGGCCTTCCAGGATCCCAAACTATAA